In Gossypium arboreum isolate Shixiya-1 chromosome 5, ASM2569848v2, whole genome shotgun sequence, a single genomic region encodes these proteins:
- the LOC108469747 gene encoding la protein 1 — MASPSLSEDTAKAVLRQVEFYFSDSNIPRDNFLKKKINEDDDGMVSLALICSFSKMRSHLNLRDVKAEEVPEATLNAVAETLRTSSSLRVSEDGKKVGRSTALLEPEELLEQLDSRTIAATPFEFNVEMEAVEAFFGQYAKVNSVRLPRHVANKKYFCGTALIEFSAEEDAQKVLEQSLVYAGAELELKPKKDFDAIREEEAEEYEDNHPVTGSNGDNRLNSEDKYPKGLVVAFALKNISGGDAAEKNGSDEPAKDVATEKNEEKTAENDEDNKDKVDDKQPVLGDETENKSSVQKDEGTEHKNTASVFKDDMNVVLREDLKEAFQKFGTVKYVDFKAGEEKGYIRFDEPEAAQKARAAAVLANEGGLVVKNFIATLEPVTGDAEREYWSLLRGNQEKHRGNKRFQGRGGKHFRGGKRGRGRENYSPNKARRS, encoded by the exons ATGGCGTCGCCTTCTTTAAGCGAAGATACTGCCAAGGCTGTTCTTCGCCAG GTAGAGTTTTACTTCAGTGATAGCAATATTCCGAGAGATAACTTTCTCAAGAAAAAAATTAACGAAGACGATGATGGCA TGGTCAGTTTGGCATTGATTTGTTCGTTTTCAAAGATGAGAAGCCATTTGAATTTAAGGGATGTGAAGGCGGAAGAAGTGCCAGAGGCTACTTTGAATGCCGTTGCTGAAACTCTCAGAACTTCCTCTTCCCTCAGGGTTTCTGAAGACG GGAAGAAAGTTGGTAGAAGCACTGCACTATTAGAGCCTGAAGAATTGTTAGAGCAATTAGACAGTAGAACAATTGCTGCAACACCATTTGAGTTTAATGTCGAGATGGAAGCTGTAGAAGCCTTTTTTGGTCAATATGCTAAG GTAAATAGTGTGAGGTTACCTCGTCATGTAGCAAACAAAAAGTATTTTTGTGGCACTGCTTTAATTGAATTCTCAGCTGAGGAAGATGCACAAAAGGTTTTGGAGCAAAGCTTGGTTTATGCAGGCGCTGAATTGGAACTGAAACCTAA GAAGGATTTTGATGCTATAAGAGAAGAAGAAGCAGAAGAATATGAGGATAATCATCCAGTCACAGGTTCGAATGGAGATAACCGTTTGAATTCAGAGGATAA ATACCCCAAGGGCTTGGTTGTTGCATTTGCATTGAAGAACATTTCAGGTGGGGACGCTGCAGAGAAAAATGGTTCTGATGAACCTGCAAAGGATGTTGCTACTGAGAAGAATGAAGAGAAGACTGCAGAAAATGACGAAGATAACAAAGATAAGGTTGATGATAAACAACCTGTGTTGGGTGACGAAACGGAGAACAAAAGTTCCGTCCAGAAGGATGAGGGAACAGAACATAAAAACACTGCATCTGTTTTCAAAGACGATATGAATGTTGTTTTACGGGAAGATTTGAAGGAGGCCTTCCAAAAATTTGGCACTGTGAAG TATGTTGACTTCAAAGCTGGTGAGGAGAAGGGTTACATTCGGTTTGATGAACCTGAAGCAGCCCAGAAAGCTCGTGCTGCTGCTGTTCTGGCTAATGAAGGTGGTCTGGTTGTCAAAAATTTCATTGCCACTTTAGAACCAGTTACCG GTGATGCTGAGAGAGAATATTGGAGTTTACTTCGGGGTAACCAAGAAAAGCACCGTGGAAACAAGCGCTTCCAAGGAAG GGGAGGAAAGCACTTCAGAGGCGGAAAGCGTGGCCGGGGAAGAGAAAACTATTCACCAAACAAAGCTAGAAGAAGTTGA